One Psychrobacillus glaciei genomic region harbors:
- a CDS encoding DUF1796 family putative cysteine peptidase has protein sequence MELTELKGEYDAIFSLGNLCLTSIQLKKHNLRPYSGVLDWVASPFLSNVNQLLKNRFEGFLDYKNLRILGYADNCICVSDDANNIVSNHDFNVNTNSLEHLGSYSEVMEKYERRIKRFLKEAKKANRILFIRTEGTLEDAAVLQDVLSDLVKNDFSILLINHTSVQGLVEKNWPLEKICSVEFPNLDIWEGNHSLWEEVLSGISYKKRKFSFLNLIKK, from the coding sequence TATTTAGTTTAGGGAATCTTTGTTTAACGTCTATACAACTTAAAAAACATAACTTGAGACCCTATTCTGGTGTACTTGATTGGGTGGCCAGTCCATTTTTATCAAATGTCAATCAACTTTTAAAAAACCGCTTCGAGGGTTTCTTAGACTATAAAAATTTAAGAATTCTTGGTTATGCGGATAATTGTATTTGTGTATCAGACGATGCAAATAACATTGTTTCCAATCATGATTTTAATGTAAATACTAATAGCCTTGAACATTTGGGCTCCTACTCTGAAGTAATGGAGAAATATGAAAGGAGAATTAAGAGATTTCTTAAAGAAGCAAAAAAGGCTAATAGAATATTGTTTATTCGAACAGAAGGTACTCTTGAAGATGCTGCAGTGTTACAAGACGTATTGTCTGACCTTGTTAAGAATGATTTCAGTATATTATTAATCAATCACACATCTGTCCAAGGATTAGTAGAAAAAAACTGGCCTTTAGAAAAAATATGCTCAGTTGAATTTCCTAATTTAGATATTTGGGAAGGCAATCATTCTCTGTGGGAAGAAGTGTTAAGTGGAATTAGTTATAAAAAAAGAAAGTTTTCTTTTTTAAATTTAATAAAAAAATAA
- a CDS encoding polysaccharide biosynthesis protein, which produces MFTNSTILVTGGTGSWGNELIKQLLSMHPKKIIIFSRNENRQVTMRRNFPDTRIQFCIGDIRDRDAISTACSGVDYVFHLAALKHVTICEENPIESFKTNVLGTYNVIEASIENNVKKVIYVSTDKAADPANTYGMTKALGEKLMIHANKKNTTTKFLCIRGGNVLGSSGSVLLLFMKQIEEQNQIIITDRRMTRYFVTPQYAIKTLLQAAELGNGGEVFVMHMNACKILDLAEVLIDYFQKKDVDIIEIGARNGEKMHEALIAQNEVPLATVFNKDLILISSTNSREGESSLPPVLLDTEQRLMTKTEIRELLTEGGYLK; this is translated from the coding sequence GTGTTTACAAATTCAACGATACTAGTAACCGGGGGGACAGGCTCATGGGGAAATGAGTTAATCAAACAGCTGCTATCTATGCACCCTAAGAAAATTATTATATTTTCAAGAAATGAAAATAGACAAGTTACCATGCGGAGAAACTTTCCAGATACAAGAATTCAATTCTGTATCGGCGATATACGAGACAGAGATGCCATCAGTACCGCATGCTCTGGGGTAGATTATGTATTTCACTTGGCTGCATTAAAGCATGTAACAATATGTGAAGAAAATCCTATAGAATCGTTCAAGACAAATGTGTTGGGAACTTATAATGTCATCGAAGCTTCAATAGAAAACAATGTGAAGAAAGTAATTTATGTATCTACTGACAAAGCAGCTGATCCAGCGAACACCTACGGCATGACAAAAGCGCTTGGTGAAAAATTAATGATTCATGCAAACAAAAAAAACACCACTACTAAGTTTCTATGTATTCGAGGCGGAAACGTGTTGGGAAGTAGCGGAAGTGTTCTACTTTTATTTATGAAGCAAATAGAAGAGCAAAACCAAATTATTATCACAGATAGACGAATGACACGTTACTTTGTTACTCCTCAATATGCGATAAAGACCCTTCTTCAAGCCGCTGAATTAGGGAATGGAGGAGAGGTTTTTGTCATGCATATGAATGCATGTAAAATTCTCGACCTGGCAGAAGTACTCATTGACTATTTCCAAAAGAAAGATGTGGATATTATTGAAATAGGTGCAAGAAATGGTGAAAAAATGCACGAGGCGTTAATAGCTCAAAACGAAGTGCCTTTAGCAACTGTCTTTAACAAAGACTTAATACTAATTTCTTCTACTAATTCTAGAGAAGGAGAATCTTCTTTACCGCCAGTTCTGTTGGATACTGAGCAAAGGTTAATGACCAAAACAGAAATTAGAGAGTTATTAACTGAGGGTGGGTATTTAAAGTAA